The region GCAGTCCGACGACAGCAGCACCTCGGCGAGCGACTCGAAGGGCGGCTCGGGGCACTTCGTCACGGGCAAGGACGGCGTGGAGACCTGGTCGGGGACGCTGTCCCGCAACCACGTCACCAAGACCGTCAAGTACCCGATGGAGCCCCCGGTCGGCGGCAACCACAACCCGGTGTGGATGAACTGCAACGGCGACGTCTACGGCAAGGCGATCAACAACATGAACGCCGTGCACTCGCTGGAGCACGGCGCGGTGTGGGTGACATACAACAGCAAGGCCTCCGACGCCGATGTGAAGGCACTCGAAGCGAAGGTCAAGAAGACGCCGTACACCCTGATGAGCCCTGTCGAGGACCAGAAGGACCCGATCATGCTGAGCGCGTGGGGCAAGCAGCGCACGGTGACGAGCGCGAGCGACCCGAACGTCGACAAGTTCTTCTCGGAGTTCGTGCAGGGCAAGCAGACGCCCGAGCCGGGCGCCGCCTGCACCAACGGCCTGTCGCAGTGAGCCAGATGCGCCAGGTGGGCTGGATCGCGGGGACCACGGCGGCGGTGCTGGTGGCCGCCGGGGCGATCACGTACGCGGTCGCCGAGAGCGACGGTTCGGGGTCCTCGGGGACGAAGGTGCCGTCGGCCGACTCGGCGGACGCGGGTTTCGCGCGGGACATGGCGGTCCATCACCAGCAGGCCGTCGAGATGTCGTACATCGTGCGCGACCGTACGGACAACGTGGAGGTACGGCGGCTCGCGTACGACATCGCGCAGACGCAGGCCAATCAGCGCGGCATGCTGCTGGGCTGGCTCGACCTGTGGGAGCTGCCGAAGGTGTCGGCGGACGGGCCCATGACATGGATGGGCATGGGCGACATGGCGTCCGGCAAGGACGGCGCGCTGATGCCCGGCATGGCGACCAACACCGAGATGAAGAAGCTGAACACGCTCAACGGCAAGCAGGCGGAGGTCTTCTACCTGCAGTTGATGACCGACCACCACAAGGGCGGCATCCACATGACCGAGGGC is a window of Streptomyces sp. NBC_00271 DNA encoding:
- a CDS encoding DUF305 domain-containing protein, with the protein product MRQVGWIAGTTAAVLVAAGAITYAVAESDGSGSSGTKVPSADSADAGFARDMAVHHQQAVEMSYIVRDRTDNVEVRRLAYDIAQTQANQRGMLLGWLDLWELPKVSADGPMTWMGMGDMASGKDGALMPGMATNTEMKKLNTLNGKQAEVFYLQLMTDHHKGGIHMTEGCVAKCTVGVEKKLAQGMVDAQQSEIQLMADMLKERGAKARD
- a CDS encoding DUF3105 domain-containing protein, which encodes MGSAKNTTSAQRKARIEEMRKAERARERRNRILTITASTVIVAGLVVGGVVLVRSQSDDSSTSASDSKGGSGHFVTGKDGVETWSGTLSRNHVTKTVKYPMEPPVGGNHNPVWMNCNGDVYGKAINNMNAVHSLEHGAVWVTYNSKASDADVKALEAKVKKTPYTLMSPVEDQKDPIMLSAWGKQRTVTSASDPNVDKFFSEFVQGKQTPEPGAACTNGLSQ